From one Asterias amurensis chromosome 14, ASM3211899v1 genomic stretch:
- the LOC139946734 gene encoding uncharacterized protein — MIVSLMVAIGYFSSNFELEKEVQVDEMATEQMKKNQGKHNRSIDTTFAKTMSPKEESRIRTFVLEKLTPFRPGYLHGNCRRQLHDAKQHILTLTNHYEALKEGSQSAAEAAMKMNQSHEAKFSAMSAEHKAHLKVMDEEKIRLEKNLENLQKTYRALSEKAEKTSKQLKNAQVNMNKQVDLNTTLAEKLKGSLLKEVALKKDYDVKRAEQQATFNARYDKLEATFKSTNKKQEAWFSQRLAEQEAKVKCQDRMEARYGDQFVELRLREQEASYQSKLAEQEATFTAKSQEQLDAMNDKLTAQQAMFDADYKTQGDTYNTKCAEQQAAFDRRYKDLEDMLDLKYNKQKVAFNKMLQGERRKMELLVKEKQALGNRLQTTEIALLKSRQIKVTQEYQFKDTMNGVVSRDELKTAHEQCVLYRKIMSVLAAIVLVLVALVFIGSRFLL, encoded by the exons ATGATTGTGTCTTTGATGGTAGCAATTGGTTACTTTTCGTCCAATTTTGAGCTGGAGAAAGAAGTACAAGTAGACGAAATGGCAACCGAGCAAATGAAGAAAAACCAAGG CAAACATAATCGTTCAATTGACACCACATTCGCAAAGACAATGTCTCCCAAAGAAGAAAGCCGCATCCGCACTTTCGTCCTGGAGAAACTAACCCCCTTCAGACCGGGGTATCTGCATGGCAACTGTCGCAGGCAGCTGCACGATGCCAAGCAGCACATCTTGACCCTGACCAATCACTACGAGGCACTCAAAGAAGGGTCCCAATCAGCTGCCGAGGCCGCGATGAAGATGAACCAATCACACGAGGCTAAGTTCAGCGCGATGTCTGCCGAGCACAAGGCCCATCTCAAGGTCATGGACGAAGAGAAAATCAGGCTGGAGAAGAATCTTGAGAATCTACAGAAGACTTACAGAGCTCTGAGCGAGAAGGCAGAGAAGACATCTAAGCAGTTGAAGAACGCCCAAGTTAACATGAACAAGCAAGTGGATCTCAACACCACGTTGGCAGAAAAGCTGAAGGGGTCTCTGCTGAAGGAGGTTGCCCTCAAGAAAGACTACGACGTCAAGCGAGCTGAACAGCAGGCAACATTTAACGCAAGGTATGACAAACTGGAAGCCACCTTTAAGTCAACGAACAAAAAGCAAGAAGCTTGGTTCAGCCAGAGGTTGGCCGAACAAGAAGCCAAGGTCAAGTGTCAGGATAGAATGGAGGCTAGGTACGGGGATCAATTTGTTGAGTTAAGGCTCCGGGAACAGGAGGCTTCATACCAGAGCAAGCTTGCCGAGCAGGAGGCAACCTTCACCGCCAAGAGCCAGGAGCAACTGGATGCCATGAACGACAAACTGACGGCACAGCAGGCGATGTTCGACGCCGATTATAAGACACAGGGGGACACCTACAACACCAAGTGTGCCGAGCAGCAAGCGGCTTTCGACAGGAGATACAAAGACCTGGAGGACATGCTGGACCTGAAGTACAACAAGCAGAAGGTGGCGTTCAACAAGATGCTGCAAGGAGAGAGACGTAAGATGGAGCTCCTGGTGAAGGAGAAGCAGGCTTTGGGCAACAGGCTTCAGACCACTGAGATCGCTCTGCTCAAGTCtagacag ATCAAGGTGACCCAGGAGTACCAATTCAAGGACACCATGAACGGCGTAGTGTCCAGAGACGAGCTGAAGACAGCCCATGAGCAGTGCGTACTCTACAGGAAGATCATGTCTGTACTGGCTGCCATTGTGCTGGTACTCGTCGCCCTAGTGTTCATTGGATCCAGGTTTCTGCTGTAG